A part of Cervus elaphus chromosome 11, mCerEla1.1, whole genome shotgun sequence genomic DNA contains:
- the SLC5A6 gene encoding sodium-dependent multivitamin transporter isoform X2 has product MSVGVSTATPLPPTSDTNVVTSTFSLVDYVVFALLLVLSLAIGLYHAYRGWGRHSIGQLLLADRKMGCLPVALSLLATFQSAVAILGVPSEIYRFGTQYWFLGCCYFLGLLIPAHVFIPIFYRLHITSAYEYLELRFNKAVRVCGTVTFIFQMGGLKAVIWTDVFQTLVMFLGQLAVIIVGSAKVGGLGHVWEVASQHGLISGIELDPDPFVRHTFWTLAFGGVFMMLSLYGVNQAQVQRYLSSRTEKAAVLSCYAVFPCQQVSLSMGCLIGLVMFTYYQEYPMSTQQSQAAPDQFVLYFVMDLLRGLPGLPGLFVACLFSGSLSTISSAFNSLATVTMEDLIRPWFPHFSEVRATMLSRIIAFGYGLLCLGMAYISSQMGPVLQAAISIFGMVGGPLLGLFCLGMFFPCANPPGAIVGLLAGLIMAFWIGIGSIVTNMGSGRPPSPPNGSSFSLSSNLTAVTMATLMPSTAASKPTGLQRLYSLSYLWYSAHNSTTVIVVGLAVSLLSGGMRGRTVDPRTIYPVLPKLLALLPVSCQKRLPCRACSQDVSSEATMFPEKTSNGMLRGSRDQEAMAVPEESPAQPGISPTFILQETSL; this is encoded by the exons ATGAGTGTGGGGGTGAGCACCGCCACACCCCTCCCTCCAACCTCAGACACCAACGTGGTCACGTCCACCTTCAGCCTGGTGGACTATGTGGTCTTTGCCCTGCTGCTGGTTCTCTCCCTTGCCATCGGGCTCTACCATGCCTATCGTGGCTGGGGCCGACATAGTATCGGCCAGTTGCTGTTGGCAGACCGCAAAATGGGCTGCCTTCCTGTGGCACTGTCCTTGCTGGCCACCTTCCAGTCAGCTGTGGCCATCCTGGGTGTGCCGTCCGAGATCTACCGATTCGGGACCCAGTATTGGTTCCTGGGCTGCTGCTATTTCCTAGGACTGCTGATCCCAGCACATGTCTTCATCCCCATCTTCTACCGCCTGCATATCACCAGTGCCTATGAG TACCTGGAACTCCGCTTCAATAAAGCTGTGCGTGTTTGTGGCACTGTGACCTTCATCTTTCAGATG GGTGGACTGAAGGCAGTCATCTGGACAGATGTCTTCCAGACACTGGTCATGTTCCTAGGGCAGCTGGCGGTTATCATTGTGGGGTCAGCCAAGGTGGGCGGTTTGGGGCACGTGTGGGAAGTGGCTTCTCAGCACGGCCTTATCTCTGGAATTGA GCTGGATCCGGACCCGTTTGTGCGTCACACGTTCTGGACATTGGCCTTCGGGGGTGTCTTCATGATGCTCTCCTTGTATGGAGTGAACCAGGCGCAGGTGCAGCGCTACCTCAGTTCCCGCACGGAGAAGGCTGCAGTGCT ctcctgctaCGCCGTCTTCCCCTGCCAGCAGGTGTCGCTCAGCATGGGCTGCCTCATTGGCCTGGTCATGTTTACGTACTACCAGGAGTATCCTATGAGCACCCAGCAGAGTCAGGCAGCCCCTGACCAG TTCGTCTTGTACTTTGTGATGGATCTCCTGAGAGGCCTGCCGGGGCTACCTGGGCTCTTCGTCGCCTGCCTCTTCAGTGGCTCCCTCAG cACCATATCCTCTGCTTTTAATTCACTGGCAACTGTTACAATGGAAGACTTGATTCGACCCTGGTTCCCTCATTTCTCTGAAGTCCGGGCCACCATGCTTTCCAGAATCATTG CCTTTGGTTATGGGCTACTTTGTCTGGGAATGGCCTATATTTCCTCACAGATGGGACCTGTGCTGCAG GCAGCCATCAGCATCTTTGGTATGGTTGGGGGGCCGCTGCTTGGACTCTTCTGCCTCGGGATGTTCTTTCCTTGTGCAAATCCTCCT GGTGCCATTGTGGGCCTGTTGGCTGGACTCATTATGGCCTTCTGGATCGGCATCGGGAGCATAGTGACCAACATGGGCTCTGGCAGACCACCCTCTCCCCCTAATGGGTCCAGCTTCTCCCTGTCCAGCAATCTGACTGCTGTCACCATGGCCACACTGATGCCCTCGACTGCTGCCTCCAA GCCCACAGGGCTACAGCGGCTCTATTCCCTGTCGTATTTATGGTACAGCGCTCACAACTCCACCACTGTCATTGTGGTGGGCCTGGCTGTCAGTCTGCTCAGTG GGGGCATGCGGGGCCGGACCGTGGACCCTCGGACCATTTACCCAGTGTTGCCAAAACTCCTTGCCCTCCTGCCCGTGTCCTGTCAGAAGCGACTTCCCTGCAGAGCCTGCAGCCAG GATGTCTCCTCGGAAGCCACTATGTTTCCAGAGAAGACGAGCAATGGGATGCTGAGGGGCAGCAGAGACCAGGAGGCCATGGCCGTGCCTGAGGAAAGCCCCGCCCAGCCGGGGATCAGCCCCACCTTCATCCTCCAGGAGACCTCACTGTGA
- the SLC5A6 gene encoding sodium-dependent multivitamin transporter isoform X1, with protein sequence MSVGVSTATPLPPTSDTNVVTSTFSLVDYVVFALLLVLSLAIGLYHAYRGWGRHSIGQLLLADRKMGCLPVALSLLATFQSAVAILGVPSEIYRFGTQYWFLGCCYFLGLLIPAHVFIPIFYRLHITSAYEYLELRFNKAVRVCGTVTFIFQMVIYMGVVLYAPSLALNAVTGFDLWLSVLTLGIVCTIYTALGGLKAVIWTDVFQTLVMFLGQLAVIIVGSAKVGGLGHVWEVASQHGLISGIELDPDPFVRHTFWTLAFGGVFMMLSLYGVNQAQVQRYLSSRTEKAAVLSCYAVFPCQQVSLSMGCLIGLVMFTYYQEYPMSTQQSQAAPDQFVLYFVMDLLRGLPGLPGLFVACLFSGSLSTISSAFNSLATVTMEDLIRPWFPHFSEVRATMLSRIIAFGYGLLCLGMAYISSQMGPVLQAAISIFGMVGGPLLGLFCLGMFFPCANPPGAIVGLLAGLIMAFWIGIGSIVTNMGSGRPPSPPNGSSFSLSSNLTAVTMATLMPSTAASKPTGLQRLYSLSYLWYSAHNSTTVIVVGLAVSLLSGGMRGRTVDPRTIYPVLPKLLALLPVSCQKRLPCRACSQDVSSEATMFPEKTSNGMLRGSRDQEAMAVPEESPAQPGISPTFILQETSL encoded by the exons ATGAGTGTGGGGGTGAGCACCGCCACACCCCTCCCTCCAACCTCAGACACCAACGTGGTCACGTCCACCTTCAGCCTGGTGGACTATGTGGTCTTTGCCCTGCTGCTGGTTCTCTCCCTTGCCATCGGGCTCTACCATGCCTATCGTGGCTGGGGCCGACATAGTATCGGCCAGTTGCTGTTGGCAGACCGCAAAATGGGCTGCCTTCCTGTGGCACTGTCCTTGCTGGCCACCTTCCAGTCAGCTGTGGCCATCCTGGGTGTGCCGTCCGAGATCTACCGATTCGGGACCCAGTATTGGTTCCTGGGCTGCTGCTATTTCCTAGGACTGCTGATCCCAGCACATGTCTTCATCCCCATCTTCTACCGCCTGCATATCACCAGTGCCTATGAG TACCTGGAACTCCGCTTCAATAAAGCTGTGCGTGTTTGTGGCACTGTGACCTTCATCTTTCAGATG GTGATCTATATGGGGGTTGTCCTCTATGCACCATCCTTGGCCCTCAATGCAG TGACTGGCTTTGATCTCTGGCTGTCAGTGCTGACCCTGGGCATTGTCTGTACCATCTATACTGCTCTG GGTGGACTGAAGGCAGTCATCTGGACAGATGTCTTCCAGACACTGGTCATGTTCCTAGGGCAGCTGGCGGTTATCATTGTGGGGTCAGCCAAGGTGGGCGGTTTGGGGCACGTGTGGGAAGTGGCTTCTCAGCACGGCCTTATCTCTGGAATTGA GCTGGATCCGGACCCGTTTGTGCGTCACACGTTCTGGACATTGGCCTTCGGGGGTGTCTTCATGATGCTCTCCTTGTATGGAGTGAACCAGGCGCAGGTGCAGCGCTACCTCAGTTCCCGCACGGAGAAGGCTGCAGTGCT ctcctgctaCGCCGTCTTCCCCTGCCAGCAGGTGTCGCTCAGCATGGGCTGCCTCATTGGCCTGGTCATGTTTACGTACTACCAGGAGTATCCTATGAGCACCCAGCAGAGTCAGGCAGCCCCTGACCAG TTCGTCTTGTACTTTGTGATGGATCTCCTGAGAGGCCTGCCGGGGCTACCTGGGCTCTTCGTCGCCTGCCTCTTCAGTGGCTCCCTCAG cACCATATCCTCTGCTTTTAATTCACTGGCAACTGTTACAATGGAAGACTTGATTCGACCCTGGTTCCCTCATTTCTCTGAAGTCCGGGCCACCATGCTTTCCAGAATCATTG CCTTTGGTTATGGGCTACTTTGTCTGGGAATGGCCTATATTTCCTCACAGATGGGACCTGTGCTGCAG GCAGCCATCAGCATCTTTGGTATGGTTGGGGGGCCGCTGCTTGGACTCTTCTGCCTCGGGATGTTCTTTCCTTGTGCAAATCCTCCT GGTGCCATTGTGGGCCTGTTGGCTGGACTCATTATGGCCTTCTGGATCGGCATCGGGAGCATAGTGACCAACATGGGCTCTGGCAGACCACCCTCTCCCCCTAATGGGTCCAGCTTCTCCCTGTCCAGCAATCTGACTGCTGTCACCATGGCCACACTGATGCCCTCGACTGCTGCCTCCAA GCCCACAGGGCTACAGCGGCTCTATTCCCTGTCGTATTTATGGTACAGCGCTCACAACTCCACCACTGTCATTGTGGTGGGCCTGGCTGTCAGTCTGCTCAGTG GGGGCATGCGGGGCCGGACCGTGGACCCTCGGACCATTTACCCAGTGTTGCCAAAACTCCTTGCCCTCCTGCCCGTGTCCTGTCAGAAGCGACTTCCCTGCAGAGCCTGCAGCCAG GATGTCTCCTCGGAAGCCACTATGTTTCCAGAGAAGACGAGCAATGGGATGCTGAGGGGCAGCAGAGACCAGGAGGCCATGGCCGTGCCTGAGGAAAGCCCCGCCCAGCCGGGGATCAGCCCCACCTTCATCCTCCAGGAGACCTCACTGTGA